CACGCTTCGCCGGGCCTTGCATTTTGACGCCGGTCAGGCGGTCATTCACTTCCACCTTGGTGAGGCCCTTCGGCGCCAGGCGCGATTCCTCGAGGCACGGGAATCACTCGCCAGGGCCATGGATCTTGCCCGCGAAGACGATGACAAGGCGATGCAGGCACGGATCGAGGAGTCGCTGGCGCGCGTTGACCGGTCCGACAGCTCGTCCTAAGTATGTCCGTCGATCCGCCCCGGAAGGTACGTCACCGACGGCGCGGCGAACGGCGTCCCGCGGGCCAACGCACCTATGATCTGGTTCTGGCTAGTTCTGCTCCTGGTCTGCTCCGCCGCGGTCTCGGGGTCGGAGACGGCGCTCTTCGGACTAAACCGAGAGTCGCGGCATGCCTTTGCCCGTTCCGCGTCCACCGCGCGGCGCCTGGCCGCACACCTGATGGAACAGCCGCAGCGCCTGCTCATGACCGTTCTCCTGGCCAACAATCTGGTCAACGTGGCCATCTTCGCCCTGTCGTACATCGCCATCCAGCATCAACATGGCGATTCCCCGATTGTCTCGCTGGCGCTCAGCGCCGCGGTGCTCATTTCCCTTATTGCGTTCGGAGAGATCGTCCCCAAGACGCTGGCCATCTCCAATCCGAGACTCTATGCCCCGATCGCCGCGGTGTTCATTGGCACGCTGCGAACCGCGCTTGCACCTCCGGTGTGGGTGCTCCGTGTCTGGGTGGTCGCGCCGCTGGTCCGACTGCTCGGTCCGACATCGCTGCACGCTGGCCCCGTGACCAGCGAAGAGCTGCGTATGCTCGTCGAGCAGTCCGCCCACGAGGGGGTGATCGACACTCGGGAGCACGACCTCCTCCAGGCCGCCGTGGCCGCCGGCGGAATCAAGGTGCGAGAAGTGATGACGCCGCGCGTGGATATCAAGGCGGCGTACATCGGCAGCACGCGGCGGCAGTTGCTCGAACAGGCGCGTGCAGGCTCGCGGCGGCGGCTTCCGGTGTACGGCCGGGACCTCGATGACATCCGCGGTGTACTCTTCGTGCGCGATCTCTTTCTTGATGAGCGCATGCCGCTCCGCCAGATCATCCGTCCGCTGCCGTTCGTTCCCGAACAGGCCACGCTGCTGCAAGTCGTGCGCTATTTTCGCGAGCTGAAAGCCGACTTCGCCGTAGTTGTCGACGAATACGGGGGCACCTCCGGGCTCTGCTCTCTGGGCGACATCTCCGAGTGGATCGTCGGCGAGATTCCGGATGAGGGTGCCGAGCCGTCGGTGCCGGAGTTCGAGCAGGTGGATGCGGAAACGTACCGTATCCCCGGCAATCTCAGCGCCCGACTGTGGGCCAGCCGGTTTGCGGTGGGACTCGAGGAGCAGTTCGATACCGTTGCCGGTTTGGTCCTTGCCGAACTGGGGCGGATGCCGCGCGAAGGAGACT
This region of Phycisphaerae bacterium genomic DNA includes:
- a CDS encoding HlyC/CorC family transporter; translated protein: MIWFWLVLLLVCSAAVSGSETALFGLNRESRHAFARSASTARRLAAHLMEQPQRLLMTVLLANNLVNVAIFALSYIAIQHQHGDSPIVSLALSAAVLISLIAFGEIVPKTLAISNPRLYAPIAAVFIGTLRTALAPPVWVLRVWVVAPLVRLLGPTSLHAGPVTSEELRMLVEQSAHEGVIDTREHDLLQAAVAAGGIKVREVMTPRVDIKAAYIGSTRRQLLEQARAGSRRRLPVYGRDLDDIRGVLFVRDLFLDERMPLRQIIRPLPFVPEQATLLQVVRYFRELKADFAVVVDEYGGTSGLCSLGDISEWIVGEIPDEGAEPSVPEFEQVDAETYRIPGNLSARLWASRFAVGLEEQFDTVAGLVLAELGRMPREGDCVRLGNLSLTVEKMRRRRIERLLLRLSDGNSKGGGR